A genome region from Setaria italica strain Yugu1 chromosome III, Setaria_italica_v2.0, whole genome shotgun sequence includes the following:
- the LOC101760937 gene encoding laccase-25, which produces MHRSWSLVLPLGLIALLFASVAEAAAVEHTFNVGNLSISQLCQPARIITAVNGQLPGPTIEACEGDTVVVHLVNESPYNMTIHWHGIFQRGTPWADGPAMVTQCPVKPGATYTYRFNATDQEGTLWWHAHISLLRATVYGALVLRPRGGAGAYPFPKPHGEETVLLGEWWNANVHDLDDMAFLTGNPPRNADAYTINGKSGDFYNCSNANETYRFQVRRNETYLLRIINAALNTPMFFKVANHSFTVVGADAAYTTPYETDVVVVAPGQTVDALMVAGAAVGRYYMAASPYDSAIPVGPPFSMSTATAIVEYAGSAAEAPPQLPSRPEYNDTDTAFRFLSNLTALVLPGKPTVPLSVDTRMFVTVGLGNSDCLPKQLLCNTTGTRMPIFSASMNNASFVLPESVSMLQAHYANASAGVYTRDFPDRPPVIFDYTADASDNATLKYTPKSTKVKTLRYNETVEMVLQNTRLIAKESHPMHLHGFNFFVLAQGFGNYNEAAAKPQFNLVNPQERNTVAVPTGGWAVIRFLANNPGMWFMHCHFDAHLDLGLAMVFEVQDGPTAETSVPPPPLDLPQC; this is translated from the exons ATGCATCGATCTTGGTCACTCGTTCTGCCTTTAGGTCTCATCGCCTTGCTTTTTGCCTCTGTTGCTGAAGCTGCTGCCGTGGAGCACACCTTCAAT GTCGGGAACCTTTCTATTAGCCAGCTATGCCAGCCGGCGAGGATCATCACGGCGGTGAACGGCCAGCTCCCCGGACCGACCATCGAGGCCTGCGAGGGCGACACGGTGGTTGTTCACCTCGTGAACGAGTCACCCTACAACATGACCATCCACTG GCACGGGATATTCCAGCGCGGCACGCCGTGGGCCGACGGTCCGGCGATGGTGACGCAGTGCCCCGTCAAGCCCGGCGCCACCTACACCTACCGCTTCAACGCGACGGACCAGGAGGGCACGTTGTGGTGGCATGCCCACATCTCCTTACTCCGCGCCACCGTCTACGGCGCCCTGGTCCTCCGACcccgaggcggcgccggcgcctacCCGTTCCCCAAGCCCCACGGGGAGGAGACCGTCCTTCTCGGCGAGTGGTGGAACGCCAACGTCCACGACCTCGATGACATGGCGTTCCTCACCGGCAACCCGCCGCGGAACGCTGACGCCTACACCATCAACGGCAAGTCGGGAGACTTCTACAACTGCTCCAACGCCAACGAGACGTACAGGTTCCAGGTGCGGCGCAACGAGACGTACCTGCTCCGGATCATCAATGCCGCGCTCAACACGCCCATGTTCTTCAAGGTGGCGAACCACAGCTTCACCGTCGTCGGAGCTGACGCCGCCTACACCACGCCGTACGAGACCGACGTGGTGGTGGTCGCGCCGGGCCAGACCGTGGACGCGCTcatggtcgccggcgccgccgttggGCGCTACTACATGGCGGCGTCCCCGTACGACAGCGCCATCCCGGTGGGGCCACCGTTCAGCATGAGCACTGCCACCGCCATCGTCGAGTACGCTGGCTCGGCCGCGGAGGCGCCGCCACAGCTGCCATCGCGGCCGGAGTACAACGACACCGACACGGCGTTCCGTTTCCTGTCCAACCTGACGGCGCTGGTGCTCCCCGGCAAGCCGACGGTGCCGCTGTCCGTGGACACCCGCATGTTCGTCACCGTCGGGCTCGGCAACTCCGACTGCCTGCCGAAGCAGCTGCTGTGCAACACGACGGGGACCAGAATGCCCATCTTCTCGGCGAGCATGAACAACGCGTCCTTCGTGCTCCCCGAGTCGGTCTCCATGCTCCAGGCGCACTACGCGAACGCGTCGGCTGGCGTCTACACCCGCGACTTCCCCGACCGGCCGCCGGTGATCTTCGACTACACGGCCGACGCCAGCGACAACGCCACGCTCAAGTACACGCCCAAGTCGACTAAGGTGAAGACGCTGAGGTACAACGAGACGGTGGAGATGGTGCTGCAGAACACGCGGCTGATCGCCAAGGAGAGCCACCCCATGCACCTCCACGGCTTCAACTTCTTCGTGCTCGCGCAGGGCTTCGGCAACTACAACGAGGCGGCAGCAAAGCCACAGTTCAACCTCGTTAACCCGCAGGAGCGCAACACCGTCGCCGTACCCACTGGCGGCTGGGCCGTCATCCGCTTCCTTGCAAACAATCCTG GGATGTGGTTCATGCACTGCCACTTCGATGCTCATCTTGATTTGGGGTTGGCAATGGTGTTTGAGGTCCAGGACGGGCCGACGGCGGAAACATCGGTGCCGCCACCTCCATTGGACCTACCACAGTGCTAA